The Lucilia cuprina isolate Lc7/37 chromosome 5, ASM2204524v1, whole genome shotgun sequence genome includes a window with the following:
- the LOC111684271 gene encoding enkurin: protein MSLVYITYHDENIFDVDKEKDYFTTREKLKYTSKYRPMVKEEKQARHIVELPDRKKLLTSAVKNNHQTMGYAQTPVELPCNFLKKNSGVKWQRLNEHVCPPKKEIPPVPHFSRPPGNNIVKDNKKELLIKKEKEDLLCPHTRYFKGHEHRANFVAINVDLIKNLKAKKPPPRYVDTPKGDRHNLLNTGLVPQYICSKNFAKVPCYLNARKKFLSKLNAQCENARLEAENACLRADRYSGVKKLTHEERQEILKGLKTNFAELFKTYQSLSLYTDTVAKKLHKSKIENDLRQLEQDIYLMEQNPEIYVSEY, encoded by the exons atgtctttgGTCTATATAACATATCACGATGAAAACATATTCGATGTGGACAAAGAGAAAGATTACTTTACAACGCgtgaaaaacttaaatacacTTCAAAATATCGGCCTATGGTTAAAGAGGAGAAACAAGCCAGACATATTGTAGAATTGCCGGATAGGAAAAAATTGCTAACAAGTGCCGTTAAAAATAATCATCAAACTATGGGTTATGCCCAAACTCCCGTAGAATTACcgtgtaattttctaaagaaaaatagtGGTGTTAAATGGCAAAGATTAAACGAACATGTTTGTCCGCCTAAAAAAGAAATACCACCAGTACCGCATTTCTCCAGACCTCCGGGTAACAACATAGTAAAggataataaaaaagaattgttgattaaaaaagaaaaggagGATTTACTTTGCCCCCATACAAGATATTTTAAAGGTCATGAGCATCGTGCTAATTTTGTGGCTATTAATGTGGATTTGATTAAGAATTTAAAGGCTAAAAAGCCACCACCACGTTATGTTGATACACCTAAAGGTGATAGACACAATCTCTTAAATACCGGTCTGGTGCCACAATATATCTGTTCGAAAAATTTCGCCAAAGTGCCATGTTATCTAAATGCTCGCAAAAAATTCCTAAGTAAATTAAATGCTCAGTGTGAAAATGCACGTTTGGAAGCGGAAAATGCCTGCCTAAGAGCAGATAGATATTCTGGAGTTAAAAAACTAACACACGAAGAACGTCAGGAGATATTAAAG ggTCTTAAGACAAACTTTGCCGAGTTATTTAAAACCTATCAGAGTTTATCTTTGTATACCGATACTGTAGCGAAAAAGTTGCACAAgagtaaaattgaaaatgatttaCGTCAGCTGGAGCAGGATATTTATTTAATGGAACAGAATCCTGAAATATATGTTTCagaatattaa
- the LOC111684267 gene encoding acyl-coenzyme A thioesterase 13-like, whose translation MSSKSGVDFLRNLANYCVKLGGYDTVLKACRITDGGKGRCIGEFTISKEHLNGFGTLHGGYAVTIIDNMSTYALMSADSHPGVSVDLSVSFLKSAKEGEVLVFDAKTIKIGKNMAFIDCVLKKKSDDSIVVKGSQTKYVDFNKEEFKKLHRF comes from the exons ATGTCTTCAAAGAGTGGAGTTGATTTCTTGAGAAATTTAGCAAACTACTGCGTTAAGCTCGGTGGCTATGATACTGTATTGAAGGCC TGCCGTATAACAGATGGTGGTAAAGGCCGTTGTATTGGTGAATTTACTATTTCCAAAGAACATTTAAATGGTTTCGGAACGTTACATGGCGGCTATGCAGTTACGATTATCGATAATATGTCTACATATGCATTAATGTCGGCCGATTCACATCCTGGAGTTTCTGTTGATCTAAgtgttagttttttaaaaagtgctaAAGAAGGAGAAGTATTAGTATTCGATGCGAAAACTATCAAAATTGGCAAAAACATGGCATTTATTGACTGTGTACTCAAAAAGAAATCAGATGACTCCATTGTGGTTAAGGGCAGTCAAACGAAATATGTTGACTTTAATAAGGAAGAATTTAAAAAGCTACACCgattttaa
- the LOC111686524 gene encoding NF-X1-type zinc finger protein NFXL1, with the protein MPPTKVKQENSAKNPTQKFNETHARNIEVAKKLVENYISSSEDEEELDENTILKSLYQHYDKRKEDEPLLAKTAGFLENVLQTGAATCLICIGSIKRSNAIWSCKYCYCFFHLNCIKRWANDSMAQAKAQTQNEQGYYNHMGEYVPPKKPKALHWCCPQCRREFQPEERPSEYECFCGKEINPPSQPWLIPHSCGEICGKALQPNCGHKCTLLCHPGPCPPCAQYAITSCKCGKSSAKSVRCANKLWECQQKCELLLPCKEHVCKKICHKSGQCPPCQQTSMQPCECGREKAKRQCCDQKWHCKKPCGKPYSCGLHTCKKVCHSGDCGDCPLSLPRSCPCGKTKKVGPCSEVIDTCGDTCQKLLACGIHTCTQRCHKGNCNLCLIITKKKCRCGMHEKELPCSKEFTCETKCKQTRDCGKHPCNRKCCDRNCPPCDKVCGKPLSCGKHKCQSICHKGPCYPCQQKSQINCRCGKSKKSVPCGRERTARVVCLEPCRIPSKCHHENKHRCHKNECPPCAQPCGLANDTTKCDHKCMAKCHASVKVAKKANPDTTSIWEPTKQFEFKQMPHPRCEQKVSVTCIGGHEVADWPCWNSKPTSCQRLCNRLLNCGNHKCSLVCHAVADLKDMKQQPGCAPCEQGCNIPRPEGCKHNCPRPCHLPPCYPCSVAIKTKCHCGLMPIIYKCSDYYNTEATEGEIIEKQENLKSCGNRCLKNYPCGHRCAAKCHSGPCPYPESCRKKLRIYCDCKRLKTEISCDKHRAGLQKLQCDENCVETQKTLELARQKEEELRRKQEEERNRLEVEQFEKKFSKRKPKERKTLEVKHKDPINWKLVGVYAGIFAAVLLAVALAFYEDH; encoded by the exons atgcCGCCAACAAAGGTCAAACAAGAAAACTCTGCTAAAAATCCAACTCAAAAATTCAATGAGACTCATGCCAGAAACATTGAAGTAGccaaaaaattggttgaaaactACATTTCGTCGTCAGAAGATGAAGAAGAACTAGATGAGAAtactattttaa AATCGTTATATCAGCACTATGACAAACGCAAGGAGGATGAGCCGCTATTGGCCAAAACTGCTGGCTTTTTGGAAAATGTCTTACAAACTGGTGCAGCTACGTGTCTTATTTGCATAGGCAGCATTAAGCGTTCAAATGCTATTTGGTCCtgcaaatattgttattgtttctttcACTTGAACTGCATAAAACGATGGGCTAATGACAGTATGGCCCAGGCCAAAGCTCAAACGCAAAATGAACAGGGCTACTACAATCATATGGGAGAATATGTGCCACCTAAGAAGCCCAAAGCCTTACATTGGTGTTGTCCTCAGTGTAGAAGGGAATTTCAACCCGAGGAAAGACCTTCAGAATATGAATGCTTCTGTGGTAAAGAAATAAATCCTCCATCACAGCCCTGGTTAATACCCCACTCTTGCGGTGAAATCTGTGGTAAAGCGCTACAGCCAAATTGTGGTCATAAATGTACTTTACTTTGTCATCCCGGACCATGTCCACCATGTGCCCAATATGCCATTACATCTTGTAAATGTGGCAAATCTTCTGCAAAGTCAGTACGTTGCGCCAATAAGTTGTGGGAATGTCAGCAGAAGTGTGAATTGCTATTACCCTGCAAAGaacatgtttgtaaaaaaatatgtcaCAAATCTGGACAATGTCCGCCCTGTCAGCAGACAAGTATGCAACCGTGTGAATGTGGACGGGAAAAGGCAAAACGCCAATGTTGTGATCAAAAATGGCATTGTAAAAAGCCCTGTGGGAAGCCATATTCTTGTGGCCTACATACTTGTAAGAAAGTTTGTCATTCGGGTGATTGTGGAGATTGTCCTTTAAGTTTACCACGCTCTTGTCCTTGTGGTAAAACT aaaaaagttggtCCTTGTTCGGAGGTAATAGATACTTGTGGAGATACTTGCCAAAAGCTATTAGCTTGTGGCATACACACTTGCACACAACGCTGTCACAAGGGCAATTGTAATTTG TGTTTGATTATAACGAAAAAGAAATGCCGCTGTGGTATGCACGAAAAAGAATTGCCCTGTTCTAAGGAATTTACTTGTGAAACCAAGTGTAAACAAACACGAGATTGTGGCAAACATCCCTGCAATCGTAAG TGTTGCGATAGAAACTGTCCACCATGTGACAAAGTTTGCGGCAAACCATTGTCCTGTGGCAAACATAAATGCCAGTCGATTTGTCATAAGGGCCCCTGTTATCCATGTCAGCAAAAGTCGCAAATCAATTGCCGTTGTGGTAAAAGTAAAAAGAGCGTACCCTGTGGTCGTGAACGTACTGCCCGCGTAGTTTGTTTGGAACCATGTCG cataCCTTCTAAATGCCATCATGAAAATAAGCATCGCTGTCATAAAAATGAGTGTCCACCTTGTGCACAACCTTGTGGATTAGCAAATGACACCACCAAGTGTGATCACAAGTGTATGGCGAAATGTCATGCCTCGGTTAAGGTGGCTAAAAAAGCCAATCCTGATACTACCAGCATATGGGAGCCTACTAAACAG tttgaatttaaacaaatgCCTCATCCACGTTGTGAACAAAAAGTAAGTGTAACATGTATCGGAGGTCATGAAGTAGCTGATTGGCCCTGTTGGAATTCTAAACCAACATCTTGCCAGCGTTTGTGTAATCGTTTATTAAACTGTGGCAATCACAAGTGCTCTTTAGTATGTCATGCTGTAGCGGATTTAAAAGATATGAAG cAACAACCTGGTTGTGCTCCTTGCGAACAAGGTTGTAATATACCACGACCCGAAGGATGTAAACATAATTGCCCAAGACCTTGTCACCTGCCACCCTGTTATCCTTGTAGTGTtgctattaaaacaaaatgccATTGCGGCTTAATGCCCATTATCTATAAATGCAGCGATTATTACAATACTGAGGCTACTGAAGGTGAAATCatagaaaaacaagaaaacttgAAGAGCTGTGGTAATagatgtttaaaaaat TATCCATGCGGTCATCGTTGTGCGGCTAAATGTCATTCTGGTCCTTGTCCATATCCCGAATCTTGCCGCAAGAAATTACGCATCTACTGCGATTGTAAACGTTTAAAAACGGAAATTTCCTGTGACAAACATCGAGCTGGCCTACAAAAATTACAATGCGATGAAAATTGCGTAGAAACACAAAAGACACTAGAGTTGGCAAGACAAAAGGAAGAGGAATTACGTCGCAAACAGGAAGAAGAACGTAACCGTTTGGAAGtagaacaatttgaaaaaaaatttagcaaGCGTAAACCCAAAGAACGTAAAACATTAGAAGTAAAACATAAGGATCCTATTAATTGGAAATTAGTTGGAGTATATGCTGGTATTTTTGCAGCTGTATTGCTAGCGGTTGCTTTAGCATTCTACGAAGATCATTAA
- the LOC111686523 gene encoding dosage compensation regulator, producing MTDIKSYFHEWCAKTKVDPKYESRPTGPKHRQRFLCEIRIPQYPYVAVGNSTNKKDAERNAARDFINFLVRTGKIQPSDVPADAGIAAVPATNDGPGGSGESFNNSDNQQRRVFDGNAGPQDLGQAYRPMDRGGDNREHFNFIDRAQEQLDMKEAESIDVNAAIHGNWTIENAKAKLHQFMQMNKISADYKYSPVGPDHARSFMAEMHIFVRDLKRTITARETGSNKQSASKSCALSLVRQLYHLGVIEAYTGTLKQKKDNEELAPYEVNVAPELVQKIEEVVRELDLPIVDMNNIKPDPETDVVSLQVNTGKDSNRLRMDNQQLVASIIPWAPPQPNWNAWNACNIDEGYLATASLDDLCNDLETSSKEMRLNNPEYQKFLDFREKLPIAAMRAEIMEAINENPVVIIRGNTGCGKTTQIAQYILEDYISSGQGAYCNIYVTQPRRISAISVAERVANERCENLGESVGYSVRFESVMPRPYGAILFCTVGVLLRKLEAGLRGVSHIIVDEIHERDVNSDFLLVILRDMVHTYPDIRIILMSATIDTTLFSEYFGRCPVMEVPGRAYPVQQFFLEDCLEMTKFVPTPESRKKNKDKDDEENAVIKENGEDISEQNLNKVIDSSYSQQTKNAMAILSESECSFELIESLLLHIKSKDIPGAILIFLPGWNLIFALMKFLQNSQFGGPQYRILPCHSQIPREDQRKVFEPVPNGVTKIILSTNIAETSITIDDIVFVIDLCKARMKMFTSHNNLTSYATVWASKTNLEQRKGRAGRVRPGFCFTLCSKARFQALESHLTPEMFRTPLHEMALTIKLLRLGSIHQFLSKALEPPPLDAVIEAEVLLRDMRCLDNNDELTPLGRILARLPIEPRLGKMVVLSTVFGCADIAASMASYSSTFSEIFALDLGQRRLQNHQKSLGGSKCSDHVAMIVATQMWENARHKGEDEEIRFCEWKGLQLSTMRVMAEAKSQLLDLLQQAGFPEESMISGRIDANSDDPVLDMATALLCLGLYPNVCYHKEKRKVLTTESKAALIHKTSVNCSNLAVTFPYPFFVFGEKIRTRAVSCKQMTMVAPLHLLLFGCRKVDLVKGNMVRLDNWLNFKMDPYLASMIAALKPALEDLVSTACDEPSEIMQLNETQSKLVDVVKDLCTLTAGDYQIQREKGVMPYQSRGSGGSGIPNKRGRFDGGSRGGFGGSGSRGGFGGGYGGGGFGGGYGGGNRFGGGGSSGFGGRGGGTSNWGRYGGGGGNRRF from the exons atgaCGGATATAAAATCGTATTTTCATGAGTGGTGTGCAAAAACCAAAGTTGATCCGAAATATGAAAGTCGGCCTACCG gTCCCAAACATCGTCAACGATTTTTATGTGAGATACGTATCCCACAATATCCATATGTGGCCGTTGGCAATTCGACCAATAAAAAAGATGCCGAACGTAATGCCGCTAgggattttataaatttcctcgTACGTACTGGTAAGATTCAACCAAGCGATGTACCCGCCGATGCTGGCATTGCAGCGGTGCCTGCAACTAATGATGGTCCTGGTGGCAGTGGTGAAAGCTTTAACAATTCCGATAACCAACAAAGGCGTGTCTTTGATGGTAATGCTGGACCGCAAGATTTGGGTCAAGCTTACCGTCCTATGGATCGTGGTGGTGACAATCGTGAACATTTCAATTTCATCGATCGTGCCCAAGAACAATTGGACATGAAAGAGGCTGAGTCAATTGATGTTAATGCCGCCATACATGGCAATTGGACAATAGAGAATGCAAAAGCAAAACTACATCAATTTAtgcaaatgaataaaatatctGCTGATTATAAGTATTCTCCCGTGGGTCCAGATCATGCAAG GAGTTTTATGGCAGAAATGCATATTTTTGTGCGTGATTTAAAGAGAACTATAACTGCTCGTGAGACGGGTTCTAACAAACAGTCGGCCAGTAAATCATGTGCCTTGTCACTGGTTCGTCAACTTTATCATTTGGGTGTAATCGAGGCATATACTGGCACTCTTAAGCAAAAGAAAGATAATGAGGAATTAGCTCCCTATGAGGTCAATGTAGCCCCAGAGCTTGTTCAAAAAATAGAAGAAGTTGTGCGTGAACTGGATTTACCCATCGTAGATATGAATAATATTAAACCAGATCCCGAGACAGATGTTGTTAGTTTACAG GTTAATACCGGCAAAGATAGTAATCGTTTACGTATGGATAATCAACAACTGGTAGCCTCTATAATTCCGTGGGCGCCACCTCAGCCAAATTGGAATGCCTGGAATGCTTGTAATATTGATGAGGGTTATTTGGCTACAGCCTCTTTAGATGACTTGTGTAACGATCTTGAAACTAGCAGCAAAGAAATGCGCTTGAACAATCCTGAATATCAGAAATTCTTAGATTTTCGTGAAAAATTACCGATTGCTGCTATGCGCGCTGAAATCATGGAAGCCATTAATGAAAATCCCGTTGTAATTATACGTGGTAATACTGGTTGCGGTAAAACAACACAAATCGCTCAATACATTCTCGAAGATTATATATCTTCGGGTCAGGGGGCATATTGTAATATTTACGTGACTCAACCTCGTCGTATATCGGCCATATCGGTAGCCGAACGTGTAGCTAACGAACGTTGCGAAAATCTAGGAGAATCTGTAGGTTATTCGGTACGTTTTGAAAGTGTTATGCCTCGTCCTTACGGAGCTATTTTATTCTGCACTGTTGGTGTTTTGTTGCGTAAGTTGGAGGCTGGTTTGCGTGGTGTGTCTCACATTATTGTTGATGAAATTCATGAGCGTGATGTTAACAGTGATTTCCTGTTGGTGATTCTGCGTGACATGGTGCACACTTATCCCGATATACGCATTATTCTTATGTCAGCTACCATTGATACCACTCTGTTCTCAGAGTACTTTGGACGTTGTCCCGTAATGGAGGTACCCGGCAGAGCTTATCCAGTGCAACAGTTTTTCCTTGAAGATTGTCTTGAAATGACAAAGTTTGTACCCACACCCGAATCTCGCAAGAAAAACAAAGATAAGGATGATGAAGAGAATGCAGTCATCAAGGAAAATGGTGAAGATATTTCAGAACAAAATCTTAACAAAGTTATCGATTCATCTTATTCGCAACAAACCAAAAATGCAATGGCTATTTTATCGGAATCGGAATGTTCATTTGAGCTGATTGAGTCATTATTGCTTCACATTAAATCTAAAGATATTCCCGGcgctattttaattttcttacccGGTTGGAATTTAATATTTGCCTTGATGAAATTCTTGCAAAATTCTCAATTTGGTGGACCACAATATCGTATTTTGCCATGTCATTCACAAATTCCTAGAGAAGATCAACGTAAAGTTTTTGAGCCAGTACCAAATGGCGTTACCAAA ATTATACTTTCTACAAATATTGCTGAAACATCCATTACAATCGATGATATTGTATTCGTAATTGATTTGTGCAAGGCTCGCATGAAAATGTTCACCTCCCATAACAATCTTACAAGTTATGCCACCGTTTGGGCTAGTAAGACCAATTTGGAACAACGTAAAGGTCGTGCAGGTCGTGTAAGACCCGGCTTTTGTTTTACCTTGTGTTCTAAGGCACGTTTCCAAGCTTTAGAAAGTCATTTAACACCCGAGATGTTCCGTACCCCACTACATGAAATGGCTTTGACCATAAAACTTCTACGTTTGGGATCTATACATCAATTCTTGTCGAAGGCTTTGGAGCCACCGCCATTGGATGCTGTAATTGAGGCTGAAGTGCTTTTGCGTGATATGCGTTGTTTGGATAACAATGATGAGCTAACGCCCTTGGGTCGTATATTGGCCAGGTTGCCAATTGAACCGCGTCTAGGAAAAATGGTGGTGTTGAGTACCGTATTTGGTTGTGCCGATATAGCTGCCAGTATGGCCTCTTATTCCAGTACATTTTCAGAGATCTTTGCTTTGGACTTGGGCCAAAGACGTTTACAAAATCATCAAAAATCATTAGGCGGTAGCAAATGTTCTGATCATGTAGCCATGATTGTTGCCACTCAGATGTGGGAAAATGCTCGCCATAAGGGAGAGGATGAAGAAATACGTTTTTGCGAATGGAAAGGTCTACAACTGTCAACTATGCGTGTTATGGCTGAAGCTAAGAGTCAACTTTTAGATTTATTACAACAAGCTGGTTTCCCAGAAGAATCAATGATTTCTGGCCGCATTGATGCCAACTCGGATGATCCGGTCCTTGACATGGCCACAGCTCTACTATGCCTGGGTCTATATCCAAATGTCTGCTACCATAAGGAAAAACGTAAGGTCTTAACTACTGAATCAAAGGCCGCTTTAATACACAAAACCTCGGTGAACTGCAGCAATTTGGCGGTGACTTTCCCCTACCCATTCTTTGTTTTCGGCGAAAAGATTCGTACACGTGCTGTGTCATGTAAACAAATGACCATGGTGGCACCTTTACATTTGCTATTGTTCGGTTGCCGCAAAGTCGATCTCGTAAAAGGCAATATGGTACGTTTGGATAATTGGCTTAATTTCAAAATGGATCCATATTTAGCCTCAATGATTGCTGCTCTTAAACCAGCCCTAGAAGACTTGGTATCGACTGCCTGTGATGAACCCTCAGAAATTATGCAGTTAAATGAAACACAGTCGAAACTGGTGGATGTGGTTAAGGATCTTTGCACCTTAACTGCTGGTGATTATCAAATACAGCGTGAAAAGGGTGTTATGCCATATCAGAGTCGCGGATCTGGTGGCAGTGGAATACCAAATAAAAGAGGAAGATTTGATGGTGGCAGCAGAGGTGGTTTTGGCGGCAGTGGCAGCCGAGGTGGTTTTGGTGGTGGTTATGGCGGTGGTGGTTTTGGAGGTGGTTATGGCGGTGGCAATCGTTTCGGTGGTGGTGGCAGCAGTGGCTTTGGCGGCCGCGGAGGTGGTACTAGTAATTGGGGACGTTATGGCGGTGGTGGGGGTAATCGCcgattttaa
- the LOC111684270 gene encoding uncharacterized protein LOC111684270: MNLTQLSTSEFKLDSVGDFCLSSNGNCMVLIGNSNITILELMNSCDTMVLMPYNNKQISISQDKPINGLIRDIDLVQIYETGNILEAQELALDIIYTAECATEPLKPRVLQADILNKSNENVCCILTTYGHCEIYKKAPITEEWKPLDTNLSQVLITDVFPSKDLSFHIKTYNDLKKFTNKFIITCFAMSRQISDVIIYLGTAAGHVVVLKFNETLCKFEEICHLKTSLNRLSYIANYKNLLLIGCDQGTVRLVKSNIENSSLQELDYLWSKIDRMSCRKAVFTYNESSKTYLVLFCKAAHVLAYCLDLEGVILSSSILYVSGIKITAIEAISENEFMLTTITGAVKYIKILCPNKEELNIEESIIEHEFDSANYQILGVGATASKNLWSFLLYRNKDYVHQSKYTNSSAFLNVCKLSTQDSFIKLINMNLPNMNIAQDLVMAINLDIFNNFEVDKYMTYLDLEKLSFPLQLNEAFLQKLQIKLIIVRKLANYQKMKYRKIKCQTNIDLQILEPALQLLHIVYRLRYLKQLTFKEIKLTQFQEQSIVCMQLKFDHLIKTFNIINTEEDIKPQKTVEKFSLFIVNEYDNYKFNLDHLPKFVENCTLCNQSIIDFVKCEQEHEVKRCIISCTQLTLFKTKYCPHCFALARNDDDAKLQELFSKDECVRCIYCRFLLKQDNF; this comes from the exons ATGAATTTGACACAGTTATCGACCTCAGAATTTAAACTGGATTCCGTTGGAGATTTCTGTTTAAGTTCTAATGGTAATTGCATGGTTTTGATTGGTAATTCAAATATTACCATATTGGAATTAATGAATAGTTGTGACACTATGGTCTTGATGCCttataacaataaacaaatttccatATCCCAAGATAAGCCCATTAATGGTCTCATAAGAGATATTGATCTGGTCCAAATATATGAAACAGGAAATATTCTGGAGGCGCAAGAATTGGCATTGGATATTATATATACTGCTGAATGTGCTACAGAGCCATTAAAACCAAGAGTACTACAAgctgatattttaaataagagtAATGAAAATGTCTGCTGTATTTTAACAACGTATGGTCATTGCGAGATATATAAAAAAGCCCCCATCACTGAAGAATGGAAACCTTTAGACACTAACTTATCCCAAGTTTTAATAACTGATGTATTTCCCTCAAAAGATTtatcttttcatataaaaacttacaatgatcTTAAGaagtttacaaataaatttataattacttGTTTTGCCATGTCACGACAAATATCTGATGTGATCATTTATTTAGGAACAGCTGCTGGTCATGTTGTAGTTCTTAAATTTAATGAGACATTATGCAAGTTTGAGGaaatttgtcatttaaaaaCATCCTTAAATCGTTTAAGTTATATTGCCAACTATAAGAATCTCCTGTTGATCGGTTGTGATCAAGGCACTGTACGTTTAGTAAAATcaaatatagaaaatagttcTTTGCAAGAATTGGACTATTTGTGGAGTAAAATAGATCGTATGTCGTGTCGCAAAGCTGTTTTTACATATAACGAAAGTTCAAAAACCTATTTGGTGCTATTTTGTAAGGCGGCTCATGTATTGGCTTATTGTTTAGATCTGGAAGGTGTTATTTtgtctagttcaattctatatGTAAGCGGTATTAAAATAACGG CCATTGAAGCTATTAGTGAAAATGAATTCATGCTAACCACCATAACGGGAGCggtaaaatacattaaaattctaTGCCCCAACAAAGAAGAACTTAATATCGAAGAATCAATCATAGAACACGAGTTCGATTCAGCGAATTATCAAATACTAGGAGTAGGAGCAACAGCATCGAAGAATCTATGGTCCTTTTTACTTTATCGCAATAAAGATTATGTCCATCAATCGAAGTACACCAACTCAAGTGCATTTCTAAATGTTTGCAAATTAAGCACACaagatagttttataaaattaatcaatatGAATTTACCAAATATGAATATAGCCCAAGATTTAGTTATGGCAATTAATTTGGATATATTCAATAATTTTGAGGTGGATAAATATATGACTTATTTGGACTTGGAAAAATTAAGTTTTCCCCTTCAATTGAATGaagcatttttacaaaaactgcaaataaaactaattattgtACGCAAATTGGCCAACTATCAAAA aatgaaatatagaaaaattaaatgccAAACTAATATTGATCTACAAATCCTGGAACCTGCCTTGCAATTGCTGCATATTGTTTATCGTTTGCGCTATTTAAAGCaattaacttttaaagaaattaaactaaCTCAGTTCCAAGAACAGTCTATTGTTTGTATGCAGTTAAAGTTTGATCATTTAATCAAAACTTTTAACATCATTAACACAGAGGAAGATATTAAGCCACAGAAGACTGTTgagaaattttcattatttattgtaaatgagtatgataattataaatttaatcttGATCATTTGCcgaaatttgtggaaaattgtACGTTGTGTAATCAGTCAATTATAGATTTCGTTAAATGTGAACAGGAGCATGAGGTTAAGAGATGCATCATTTCTTGTACGCAG cttACTCTATTCAAAACCAAATATTGTCCACACTGTTTTGCCCTCGCTagaaatgatgatgatgctaaGCTGCaggaattattttcaaaagatgAGTGTGTTCGGTGCATATACTGtagatttttattgaaacaagataatttttaa
- the LOC111686522 gene encoding acyl-coenzyme A thioesterase 13-like, which translates to MSAKRGVDFLKTVADYCVKNGGFDSVTKAFRVTGGGDGRCIGEFTVSKEHVNGFGTLHGGCAAAIIDNVTTYALMSTDAHPGVSVDLHVSYLKSAKEGEIIIVDANTVKVGKNMAFIDCVLKKKSDGSIVVKGGQTKYIDFSEEFIKDK; encoded by the exons ATGTCAGCAAAACGTGgtgttgattttttaaaaactgtagCTGATTATTGCGTTAAGAATGGTGGTTTTGATTCTGTGACAAAAGct TTTCGTGTAACTGGTGGTGGTGATGGCCGCTGTATTGGAGAATTTACTGTTTCAAAAGAACACGTAAATGGTTTCGGAACTTTGCATGGCGGATGTGCAGCTGCAATTATTGATAATGTTACAACATATGCATTAATGTCAACCGATGCACATCCTGGAGTTTCAGTCGATCTGCATGTCAGTTATTTAAAAAGTGCCAAAGAAGGAGAGATTATAATTGTTGATGCGAATACAGTGAAAGTTGGTAAAAACATGGCGTTTATTGATTGTGTTCTTAAAAAGAAATCAGATGGCTCCATAGTTGTTAAGGGTGgtcaaacaaaatatattgattttagTGAGGAATTCATAAAAGATAAATAA